The genomic stretch ACGAGCTAGAAATGGCGGGACGACTAGAATTATTAATGGATCGTTTCGTTGTTGTTTCCATGCGTGGAGACGTAGAATATGGTCCGGCTTACGGTTTTTATCATATGGTGACAGAAGGTGATCCCAACCCGCAAGAGGTAGATTATATAAGCCTGCGTGTCGCACAATTTATTGATAAAATTTGTACGGATTACATTTCAATTGATAAAGAACAAGTTTTTCTTGCAGGATTTGATCAAGGCGCAGTTCTAACAATATCCATTATGCAAAGCTATGGTGGTCAATATAAAGCAGCAGCCTTGTTAAGCGGGCGTTTGCCGTATTATATGGAAGAAAGACCCGCTAACTTAATGTTGAAAGACAAGCGAATTTTTATCGGTCACGGTATAGAAGATGCTGTTATCCAAATTT from Listeria monocytogenes ATCC 19117 encodes the following:
- a CDS encoding alpha/beta hydrolase, with protein sequence MFAYDIYEPIGRKDEDTFPVIFALHGFGGDELEMAGRLELLMDRFVVVSMRGDVEYGPAYGFYHMVTEGDPNPQEVDYISLRVAQFIDKICTDYISIDKEQVFLAGFDQGAVLTISIMQSYGGQYKAAALLSGRLPYYMEERPANLMLKDKRIFIGHGIEDAVIQISEADDIARLFEKMGCHVEKHRYFIGHNVNEAEEDDLYRWFESFLPNQPVKNK